Proteins encoded within one genomic window of Theobroma cacao cultivar B97-61/B2 chromosome 7, Criollo_cocoa_genome_V2, whole genome shotgun sequence:
- the LOC18593316 gene encoding serine acetyltransferase 1, chloroplastic: MKVLVTPRPLPIPLYSKSPPFSHPHFSSSIFQSSKQPHKLSKSMAACIDASRTTEPSQLSQRPDRSQPDENRYKYVNFCRPTFPDHVSSMPFNKNRTKTIPTRKLVDFPFEEEGEEDVDALWLAMKEEARLDVEQEPILSNYYYSSILSQNSLESALANHLSIKLSNSSLPSSTLFDIFMGVLVEDQGIIRAVKEDLRAVKERDPACVSYVHCFLNYKGFHACQAHRVAHNLWSEGRKVLALLIQNRASEVFAVDIHPGAKIGSGILLDHATGVVVGETAVIGNNVSILHKVTLGGTGKVSGDRHPKIGDGVLIGAGTCILGNIKIGDGAKIGAGSVVLKEVPPRTTAVGNPARLVGGRENPIKLDKIPSFTMDHTSHIAEWSDYVI, from the coding sequence atgaaagtTCTGGTGACACCTCGACCTCTGCCTATCCCTTTATATAGCAAGTCTCCTCCTTTCTCTCATCCACACTTTTCTTCTTCGATTTTCCAATCAAGCAAACAGCCCCACAAGCTTTCCAAATCCATGGCTGCTTGTATTGACGCCTCCAGAACAACAGAGCCTTCCCAACTTTCCCAGCGTCCAGACAGGTCTCAACCTGATGAAAATCGTTACAAGTATGTGAATTTTTGCAGACCCACTTTTCCTGATCACGTTTCAAGCATGCCCTTCAACAAGAACCGGACAAAGACCATCCCCACAAGAAAACTTgttgattttccttttgaagaagaaggagaagaagatgTTGATGCTTTATGGCTGGCAATGAAGGAAGAAGCAAGGTTAGATGTTGAGCAAGAACCCATCTTGTCAAATTATTATTACAGCTCGATTTTGTCTCAGAATTCATTAGAAAGTGCTTTAGCAAATCATTTGTCAATCAAGTTGAGCAATTCAAGTCTTCCCAGTAGTactttatttgatattttcatgGGGGTGCTTGTGGAAGATCAAGGGATTATAAGAGCTGTTAAAGAAGATTTGAGAGCTGTTAAAGAAAGAGACCCTGCCTGTGTAAGTTATGTGCATTGCTTTTTGAATTATAAGGGGTTCCATGCATGTCAAGCTCATAGGGTAGCACATAATTTATGGTCAGAAGGGAGGAAAGTTTTGGCCTTGTTGATACAAAACAGGGCGTCTGAGGTTTTTGCTGTGGATATTCATCCTGGAGCTAAGATTGGGAGTGGGATATTGCTTGATCACGCCACTGGGGTTGTTGTTGGAGAGACAGCAGTGATTGGAAACAATGTGTCCATTTTGCATAAGGTGACATTAGGAGGAACCGGTAAGGTTTCTGGTGATAGGCATCCAAAGATTGGTGATGGAGTTTTGATTGGTGCAGGTACTTGTATTTTGGGGAACATTAAGATTGGTGATGGAGCAAAGATTGGTGCTGGTTCTGTGGTATTAAAGGAAGTGCCTCCAAGGACTACTGCGGTAGGGAACCCAGCTAGATTGGTAGGAGGGAGGGAGAACCCCATCAAGCTTGACAAGATTCCAAGTTTTACTATGGATCATACTTCACACATCGCTGAGTGGTCTGATTATGTCATTTAG